In a single window of the Helicoverpa zea isolate HzStark_Cry1AcR chromosome 9, ilHelZeax1.1, whole genome shotgun sequence genome:
- the LOC124633471 gene encoding probable RNA-binding protein 46: protein MPPVKHYSSSEVNQYELSSRLLSLTENNTSYTLTQINGQRIYRKAPNAWSGPEPSRNCEVFIGRIPHDCFEDTLVPLFRQAGELFEFRLMINFSGWNRGYAFAMYTTDAEASNAIRMFNNYMIRPSWQLGVCPSINNCRIFISRIPPTTPSAEIVRLLYALTDEVQEVRIRRSIASCAAIVEYKSHRGAAMARKALVAAAAAAWGCGARPAVDWSLPQSPQLLKQYREVGRWTPERGVELTRAPEEPATTSPPPAAPSYTLEPWSQARRLRMIHEAQRSAAAAAEWSNRINNGMESLVSSMTSLGFGGGLGLAGREAGVWAPPGAAAAPRLPPPQPRDFNPWTARHPLQEFITPGKDSQ, encoded by the exons ATGCCTCCTGTTAAGCATTATTCGTCTAGTGAAGTGAATCAGTATGAATTATCATCAAGACTTTTATCCCTTACTGAAAATAATACATCTTATACTCTTACACAAATAAATGGCCAAAGGATCTACAGGAAAGCTCCTAATGCGTGGAGTGGTCCCGAACCTTCGAGGAATTGTGAG GTGTTCATAGGAAGAATTCCTCATGACTGTTTCGAAGATACTCTTGTGCCGCTGTTCCGTCAAGCTGGCGAGCTGTTTGAGTTCCGACTAATGATCAACTTCTCTGGCTGGAATAGAGG GTATGCCTTCGCGATGTACACTACTGATGCCGAAGCGAGCAATGCTATTCGCATGTTCAACAACTACATGATAAGACCGTCCTGGCAATTGG GCGTTTGTCCATCCATCAACAACTGCCGCATATTCATATCACGCATACCGCCGACCACTCCGTCTGCGGAAATCGTCCGTTTGCTGTACGCATTGACGGACGAAGTGCAAGAGGTGCGCATTCGTCGGTCGATTGCCTCGTGCGCGGCTATCGTGGAGTACAAGTCTCATCGCGGTGCTGCTATGGCCAGGAAGGCTCTTGTAGCAGCCGCCGCTGCTGCTTGGGGCTGCGGGGCTCGGCCTGCTGTAGACTGGTCGTTGCCGCAATCCCCGCAACTGCTCAAACAATATCGAGAG GTAGGACGATGGACCCCGGAGCGCGGCGTAGAGTTGACGCGCGCGCCTGAAGAGCCTGCTACGACCTCTCCGCCACCCGCTGCGCCTTCCTATACCTTGGAGCCGTGGTCCCAAGCTCGTCGCCTGCGCATGATCCACGAGGCTCAACGCAGTGCCGCTGCCGCAGCCGA GTGGTCAAACCGCATTAACAACGGCATGGAGTCTCTGGTATCATCGATGACATCGCTCGGGTTCGGTGGAGGGCTGGGGCTGGCGGGGCGCGAGGCGGGCGTGTGGGCCCCGCCGGGAGCGGCGGCGGCCCCGCGCCTGCCGCCGCCGCAGCCGCGCGACTTCAACCCCTGGACCGCGCGCCACCCGCTGCAGGAGTTCATCACTCCCGGCAAGGACTCGCAGTGA
- the LOC124633512 gene encoding uncharacterized protein LOC124633512, with product MAVCDKWVALKIVEFLMCVACLVAKRISQDDEARLALLLQKLSREWSLLTSVTWDSVGGAFADAIYGGYVIITFGLIVARVFQEIPRGRRILEGYFLGFGMLFFLILGGLELASLDSVPRSLVANASVLGSFSLIVAALFLIDLMGPRIYTNTQNSQTDTAVVASPKADKKVSIISSPKLNGNVAKPNLANGNANGVNGKVNGQANGNVPPERPKDLDLEKNLPDKDTKKEEMTLFQQSKTSYPHFDDTLEKDELQKSKFGSIRNGIEAGNYVRLSDPVSIPDRFHYEQELAKFNEKYLRDYLDNFAGKLSVKEDYLPEPQTPVFAKVKTGRLKGLYDEMSPTYEQKRSRSPTKAKTVPSPTLQQLEDYLRGSTRSKRADTPALFPMEPIEEKETTDTEGRASGTPTDPGYVQYTAGRWPDKRDLRTPRHSPTK from the exons ATGGCGGTGTGCGACAAGTGGGTCGCACTGAAGATAGTCGAGTTC TTGATGTGCGTGGCCTGCCTCGTAGCGAAGCGTATATCTCAAGATGACGAGGCCCGGCTGGCGCTGCTGCTGCAGAAGCTGTCGCGAGAGTGGTCGCTGCTCACCTCCGTCACGTGGGACTCCGTCGGCGGGGCCTTCGCTGATGCCATATATGGAG GTTACGTGATCATAACGTTCGGTCTGATCGTGGCGCGAGTCTTCCAGGAGATCCCTCGGGGACGCCGGATACTTGAGGGGTACTTCCTCGGATTCGGCATGCTGTTCTTTTTAATACTAG GTGGTCTAGAACTGGCGTCCCTGGACTCCGTGCCCAGGTCCCTCGTGGCCAATGCATCAGTTCTGGGCAGCTTCTCCCTCATCGTAGCCGCGCTATTCCTCATAGACCTCATGGGACCCCGGATATACACCAACACCCAGAATTCACAAACTGACACCGCCGTAGTGGCTTCACCCAAAGCTGATAAAAAAGTGTCTATAATCTCTTCTCCTAAACTGAATGGTAACGTGGCCAAGCCCAATTTAGCTAATGGAAACGCCAATGGTGTTAACGGAAAAGTAAATGGACAAGCCAACGGAAATGTTCCCCCAGAAAGACCAAAAGATTTAGATTTAGAGAAGAATTTACCCGACAAGGACACGAAAAAAGAAGAAATGACGCTCTTCCAACAATCCAAAACGAGTTACCCTCATTTCGACGACACACTTGAAAAAGACGAACTGCAAAAATCGAAATTCGGTTCCATTCGCAATGGTATAGAAGCTGGAAATTACGTCCGACTGTCGGATCCCGTGTCCATTCCTGATAGGTTTCACTATGAacaagaattagccaaattcaATGAGAAATATTTGCGGGATTACCTCGATAACTTTGCTGGGAAATTATCAGTGAAAGAAGACTATCTACCTGAACCTCAGACGCCTGTGTTCGCAAAAGTGAAGACAGGGAGATTAAAAGGCTTGTACGACGAGATGTCGCCAACCTACGAACAAAAGCGGTCGAGATCGCCCACCAAAGCCAAGACTGTGCCGTCACCGACCTTGCAACAACTCGAAGACTACTTGCGAGGGTCGACAAGGTCAAAAAGAGCCGATACTCCAGCTTTGTTCCCCATGGAACCTATTGAGGAGAAGGAGACAACAGATACGGAGGGTAGAGCATCCGGCACGCCGACAGACCCCGGATACGTACAGTACACGGCCGGACGGTGGCCGGACAAAAGGGACCTGCGGACACCCAGACACAGTCCGACCAAATAG